The proteins below come from a single Nostoc sp. KVJ3 genomic window:
- a CDS encoding MauE/DoxX family redox-associated membrane protein, with protein MSDYLAITNIVQGISVMIVEGLPGILDFISILGSLLVGGVFLITGLAKVVDPHSFIRHIDQLRTFPEKAVVPAAFIFIALEYLLGNALIFRIFPQWLFPAMLIILVALSILTYWSTSTGRTEDCGCYTGLLIITPNQSLLLNSIYIALMSLAIFHPVSNLLSGNQQFWFLLLTVTSSILSTTISYQKLQDTGEALWELTPLKVNRRWQSQWLNDANDNLMQGNKIVVFLNPNCSHCQFWVKVLKVMHKHPAFPEVVGIMSASEETGQKFQAYIEEKSINFPVHLIEPSIFSLLVSATPTAVVLEEGVIKEKWNRGMPRETIEKLRTFRDGKQVVSR; from the coding sequence TTGTCCGATTACTTAGCAATAACAAACATAGTTCAAGGTATTTCAGTGATGATTGTTGAAGGTTTACCTGGCATTTTGGATTTCATTTCCATATTAGGTTCTCTCTTGGTTGGGGGCGTGTTTCTTATTACAGGTTTGGCAAAAGTCGTCGATCCGCACTCGTTTATTAGGCACATTGATCAACTAAGAACTTTCCCAGAGAAAGCTGTTGTACCTGCTGCTTTTATTTTTATTGCCTTGGAGTACCTGTTAGGCAATGCTCTGATCTTCAGGATATTTCCCCAATGGCTATTTCCTGCCATGCTAATAATCCTAGTTGCCCTCTCTATCTTGACCTATTGGAGTACCTCCACTGGTCGGACGGAAGACTGTGGTTGCTACACGGGTTTATTAATAATTACTCCCAATCAAAGTTTATTGCTCAATAGCATTTATATTGCTTTAATGAGCTTGGCAATTTTCCATCCTGTTAGCAATTTATTATCTGGAAATCAACAATTCTGGTTTTTATTATTAACAGTTACTAGTAGTATTTTATCTACTACAATTTCTTATCAAAAATTGCAAGACACTGGAGAAGCTTTGTGGGAACTGACTCCCTTAAAAGTAAATCGGCGTTGGCAATCTCAATGGTTAAATGATGCTAATGATAATTTGATGCAAGGTAATAAAATAGTTGTATTTCTCAATCCAAACTGTTCACATTGCCAATTTTGGGTTAAGGTGCTAAAGGTGATGCACAAACATCCAGCTTTCCCTGAAGTTGTTGGTATTATGTCTGCTTCGGAAGAAACAGGTCAAAAATTTCAAGCATATATAGAGGAAAAAAGCATTAACTTTCCTGTTCATCTTATAGAGCCTTCTATTTTCTCACTTTTAGTTTCAGCAACTCCCACGGCTGTTGTATTAGAGGAAGGTGTTATTAAAGAGAAATGGAATAGAGGTATGCCGCGAGAAACTATAGAAAAGTTGCGAACTTTTAGAGATGGAAAACAAGTGGTAAGTAGATGA
- a CDS encoding DUF7005 family protein produces MSPQLYDCSQFLSALGATQSEISELLTYNENTFNSSELSKYTFPLEAEPHVVAWERYSSQAQDLGVFKALRSALVQLQFPIQAGISQTDNYRVATRKGYLTEAMVEATGLELEKPEALQLIIHQSLAGKIPVIIAGCRADFVSLVQALTKRNEPEAITESMGATIVAGFNNWERIHHYRQEWTAKQSILPTEADWQAEFQRLKLQKNLYQDCFIILSRGNYSAVSAADIGIDEEEWLRLSLIIRLEHECCHYFTRRVFGAMGNNMLDELIADYQGIVAANNGRYRADWFLRFIGLEAFPNYRQGGRLQNYRGQPPLSEGAFKILQVLVKDAAQSLEELHIQNQGELNTPEFQAKLLTSLTSLTLVELAANRGI; encoded by the coding sequence ATGTCTCCTCAACTTTATGATTGCTCACAATTTTTATCTGCATTAGGAGCAACACAATCAGAAATTAGCGAACTTTTAACATACAATGAGAATACTTTTAATTCTTCCGAACTATCTAAATATACCTTTCCCCTAGAAGCAGAACCTCACGTTGTTGCTTGGGAAAGATATTCTTCACAAGCTCAAGATTTAGGAGTGTTTAAGGCTTTGCGTTCTGCGTTGGTGCAGTTACAATTTCCTATTCAAGCAGGGATTAGCCAAACTGATAATTATCGTGTTGCCACTCGCAAAGGTTATTTAACTGAAGCAATGGTAGAAGCAACAGGTTTGGAGTTAGAAAAACCGGAAGCGTTGCAATTAATTATTCATCAAAGTTTGGCGGGAAAAATCCCTGTGATTATTGCTGGATGTAGAGCAGATTTCGTTAGTTTGGTACAAGCTTTAACTAAGCGTAATGAACCAGAAGCAATTACTGAATCAATGGGTGCAACAATTGTTGCTGGATTTAATAATTGGGAACGAATTCACCACTATCGCCAAGAATGGACAGCAAAACAATCGATACTACCAACAGAGGCAGATTGGCAAGCAGAATTTCAACGTCTCAAACTACAAAAAAACCTTTATCAAGACTGTTTTATCATTCTCAGTCGGGGAAATTATAGTGCAGTTTCGGCGGCAGATATAGGAATTGATGAGGAAGAATGGTTGCGCCTTTCCCTGATCATTCGCTTAGAACATGAGTGCTGTCATTATTTCACCCGGAGGGTGTTTGGTGCGATGGGAAATAATATGCTGGATGAACTCATTGCCGATTATCAAGGAATAGTTGCAGCAAATAATGGACGGTATCGCGCTGATTGGTTTTTGCGATTTATTGGCTTGGAAGCATTTCCTAACTATCGCCAAGGTGGAAGGTTACAAAATTACCGAGGACAACCCCCACTTTCTGAAGGTGCTTTCAAGATTTTGCAAGTTTTGGTTAAAGATGCTGCCCAGAGTTTAGAAGAATTACATATCCAAAATCAAGGTGAGTTAAATACTCCGGAATTTCAGGCAAAGTTGTTAACGAGTTTAACTTCCCTAACTTTAGTAGAATTGGCAGCAAATAGGGGAATTTAG
- a CDS encoding S1C family serine protease translates to MSSLLALSNSLADTVEQAGSAVVAVNGGTRLSPSGIHWRNGIIVTSDESLQRYDDITITLSNGSTAPITLIGHDSSTDLAVFKLENVEIPVAKVGDAKTLKVGHLVLGLARGSEGDLRAAMGAVSVVSGAWRSMNGGNIDQFIRPDITLYSGFAGGPLVDAAGFVVGMNTSGRRGTALTIPTATVDRVIDQLVAKGRIDKGYLGVGMQPVRLPKNLTTALNLSSATGVIVVNVEASGPAENAGVLLGDVLVTFDGVTVGDTGDVLALLNNSDRIGKAVNVQVVRGGVLVELAVAVGERPL, encoded by the coding sequence ATGTCTTCATTACTGGCTTTATCCAACAGTTTAGCTGACACCGTAGAACAAGCCGGGAGTGCTGTGGTTGCGGTAAATGGGGGTACACGTCTCTCCCCAAGTGGCATTCACTGGCGTAATGGCATCATTGTTACCTCTGATGAGTCTCTCCAGCGCTATGACGATATCACAATTACCTTGTCAAATGGTAGCACTGCACCGATAACACTTATCGGTCATGATTCTAGCACTGATTTAGCTGTTTTTAAGCTAGAAAATGTAGAAATACCTGTGGCAAAAGTTGGCGATGCCAAAACGCTCAAAGTCGGTCATCTGGTGCTAGGACTGGCAAGAGGTAGCGAAGGTGACTTAAGGGCGGCGATGGGTGCGGTCAGTGTGGTTAGCGGTGCTTGGCGGAGTATGAATGGCGGGAATATTGACCAATTCATCCGTCCAGATATCACCCTTTACTCTGGTTTTGCAGGTGGGCCGCTCGTGGATGCCGCTGGTTTTGTGGTAGGTATGAATACATCGGGGCGACGTGGTACTGCTCTGACTATCCCCACTGCTACAGTCGATCGCGTCATTGACCAATTAGTAGCAAAAGGACGCATTGACAAGGGCTACTTGGGTGTGGGAATGCAACCTGTACGTTTACCAAAGAATCTAACAACTGCTCTAAATTTAAGTTCTGCAACTGGTGTAATCGTCGTTAATGTTGAGGCTTCAGGCCCCGCTGAAAATGCAGGTGTACTGCTTGGCGATGTTTTGGTAACGTTCGATGGCGTAACTGTGGGCGATACAGGTGATGTGCTGGCGCTGCTTAATAATAGCGATCGCATTGGTAAAGCTGTCAACGTACAAGTTGTGCGGGGTGGAGTGTTAGTTGAGTTAGCTGTGGCAGTTGGCGAACGACCTTTGTAA
- a CDS encoding S1C family serine protease: MMANITLTNVAAELTEVAARLRLCTVKVKSGSLGVGSGVIWQSDGLIITNAHVATSNRATVELADGRVFDAVRTQFDPQQDLAALKIVATDLTAATIGNSEALRVGELVLAVGNPFADSGAVTTGIIYANNQRAVMADLQLYPGNSGGPLADCLGRIVGINTMIVNGLAVAVKSNTVERFLQGNSRPQLGVTLQPVLLDRRRLGLLVLSILPGSAAETAGVQIGDVLVGVSGRLFTSMNDLTKYLHESKGTLPIQLLRGGQQFVIYVAVQAGKTAVEAT; the protein is encoded by the coding sequence ATGATGGCAAACATAACATTAACTAACGTTGCTGCGGAATTGACAGAGGTAGCTGCTAGGTTACGCCTATGCACTGTCAAAGTGAAAAGCGGCTCTTTGGGAGTCGGTTCTGGCGTAATTTGGCAATCTGACGGACTAATTATCACTAATGCCCACGTCGCAACCAGCAACCGCGCAACTGTGGAATTGGCAGACGGCAGGGTATTTGATGCGGTGCGTACACAATTTGATCCACAGCAGGATTTAGCAGCGTTGAAAATTGTCGCCACTGATTTAACCGCTGCAACCATCGGTAATTCTGAGGCGCTACGAGTGGGTGAATTAGTCTTGGCGGTGGGTAATCCCTTTGCTGACAGTGGTGCTGTGACAACTGGGATTATCTATGCAAATAATCAGCGGGCAGTTATGGCCGATTTGCAGTTATATCCTGGAAATTCTGGGGGGCCACTTGCCGACTGTCTCGGTCGAATCGTCGGAATTAACACCATGATTGTCAATGGTTTGGCTGTGGCAGTTAAGAGCAACACCGTTGAGCGTTTTTTACAGGGAAACAGTCGTCCGCAACTGGGAGTCACACTGCAACCTGTGCTTTTAGATCGGCGTAGATTGGGTTTATTGGTGTTATCAATTTTACCTGGCAGTGCGGCAGAAACTGCTGGGGTGCAAATCGGCGATGTTTTAGTTGGAGTTTCGGGGCGATTATTCACTAGTATGAATGACTTAACTAAATATCTCCATGAAAGTAAAGGAACTTTGCCGATACAACTCCTACGCGGTGGGCAGCAATTCGTGATTTATGTTGCAGTGCAAGCTGGGAAAACTGCTGTGGAGGCGACATGA
- a CDS encoding response regulator transcription factor, with protein MIQVMVVATSPVVRAGLSAVVTTNPRLTVVGSASDLDVLTREVGQLQPDVVLVDLSGNLQQSVWEKLLVIQEEQYPLAMIVIVEDLDSIDLETALRSGIRGILPSTSTESEIVAAVEAIASGLLVLHPDAVELLSIREKVVTNPVQSLTPREIEVLGMLGSGLGNKAIAKRLHISEHTVKFHLSSIFQKLSVSSRTEAVAVAIRLGLIML; from the coding sequence ATGATCCAGGTGATGGTAGTTGCTACTTCCCCTGTAGTTCGGGCAGGGTTATCAGCTGTGGTGACTACCAATCCTCGGTTGACGGTTGTAGGCAGTGCATCCGATTTGGATGTATTGACAAGGGAAGTTGGGCAATTACAACCAGATGTGGTGCTGGTAGATTTAAGCGGTAATCTTCAACAATCAGTGTGGGAAAAATTGCTGGTCATTCAAGAGGAGCAATACCCATTGGCAATGATTGTCATTGTTGAGGATCTCGACAGCATCGACTTAGAGACGGCGTTACGTTCTGGTATCCGGGGGATATTGCCCAGTACTAGCACAGAGTCAGAAATTGTCGCTGCTGTGGAAGCGATCGCTTCTGGTTTGCTGGTGCTGCACCCGGATGCTGTAGAATTACTGTCTATTCGAGAAAAAGTAGTCACAAATCCTGTACAAAGCCTGACACCACGGGAGATAGAAGTTTTAGGAATGCTGGGGTCAGGGTTGGGAAATAAAGCGATCGCTAAACGTTTACATATTTCTGAGCATACCGTCAAATTTCATCTCTCGTCCATTTTTCAAAAGCTCAGTGTCTCCAGCCGCACCGAGGCTGTTGCTGTGGCTATAAGACTAGGTTTGATTATGCTTTGA
- a CDS encoding Uma2 family endonuclease, producing the protein MSQTQSELKLLTFDEFIEWYPENSEVRYELHDGVIVEMPKPKGEHSDLAGFLIEELLIAIREMGKRGIWTIPKESIIKPYRDKSGYEPDIIVLNQETIDTETRWKKESVIHNASSLKLIVEVVSTNWQDDYYDKLRDYEAMGIPEYWIVDYAALGGRVFIGSPKVPTIFVCELIDGEYQMTPFRGTNLIVSPTFCQFNLTAQQIFDSVM; encoded by the coding sequence ATGAGTCAAACCCAATCGGAACTAAAGCTACTGACCTTCGATGAATTTATCGAATGGTATCCAGAAAACTCAGAAGTACGTTACGAATTACATGATGGGGTGATTGTGGAGATGCCAAAGCCTAAAGGGGAGCATTCTGATTTGGCTGGTTTTTTGATTGAAGAATTACTGATCGCAATTAGAGAGATGGGTAAACGCGGTATCTGGACTATACCCAAAGAATCCATTATTAAACCATACCGAGACAAATCAGGGTACGAACCGGATATTATTGTTTTAAATCAAGAAACTATTGATACCGAAACACGCTGGAAGAAGGAATCAGTTATCCATAATGCTAGTTCGCTCAAACTAATAGTTGAAGTAGTGTCAACCAACTGGCAGGATGATTATTACGATAAGCTTCGTGACTATGAAGCTATGGGTATACCTGAATATTGGATTGTCGATTATGCAGCTTTGGGTGGACGTGTATTTATTGGTAGTCCCAAAGTTCCGACTATTTTTGTCTGTGAACTTATTGATGGTGAATATCAAATGACACCCTTTAGAGGAACAAACCTTATAGTGTCTCCTACTTTTTGTCAGTTCAATCTAACCGCACAACAAATTTTTGACTCGGTGATGTGA
- a CDS encoding EF-hand domain-containing protein, translating to MTTEQELQSLFNTLDSDRDGKISINDLFLSPGLSAIISSETNTTSPQELLVNYDSDKDGSITFEELKEAVEKANNLT from the coding sequence ATGACAACCGAGCAAGAGCTTCAATCTCTTTTTAATACCTTAGATAGCGATCGAGATGGCAAAATCTCCATTAATGATCTTTTTTTAAGTCCTGGCTTAAGTGCAATCATTTCATCCGAAACAAATACTACTAGTCCCCAGGAATTGCTAGTAAATTATGATTCAGACAAAGACGGTAGTATTACCTTTGAAGAGTTAAAGGAAGCAGTTGAAAAAGCAAATAATTTAACCTAG
- a CDS encoding mercuric reductase, producing the protein MEVDTQHYDDIIIGGGKAGKTLAPALVANGRKTALVERSLNMIGGGCINIACIPTKTMVASANVANTVRNSAAYGVKANTPIVNLAEVIQRKRSVVQSAREMNLHNLETALDKNLIIGEARFVAPKTIAVTTTEGNNRLLTAERLFINTGTRPLIPSVPGLTEVEFLTSESIMELEYLPEHLIVLGSGYIGLEFAQMFRRFGSGVTVIGQSEQILSQQDPDIAIAVQTLLEQDGIEFLLKAKVLRVDRTDNETILQIQVGDRSVSLQGSHLLVAVGRAPNTESLNLAAAGVATDTRGFIQVSDRLETNVPGIWALGDINGGPQYTHISLDDYRIIKANLIDRGNRSTRDRLVPSCLFINPELAQVGLTETEAQQQGYAIRVAKVDASAVPRAKTLGQTDGLLKAIVDTETNRILGCSLLCHEAGEVISTVQMVMQAQMPYTVLRDGVLTHPTMTEGLNILFSKL; encoded by the coding sequence ATGGAAGTGGACACTCAACACTATGACGACATTATTATCGGCGGCGGCAAAGCGGGTAAAACACTTGCACCAGCGCTGGTTGCTAATGGACGAAAAACCGCTCTGGTTGAACGCAGCTTAAACATGATTGGTGGCGGGTGCATTAATATTGCTTGTATTCCTACTAAAACTATGGTGGCGAGTGCCAATGTAGCAAACACAGTGCGAAACAGTGCCGCTTATGGTGTTAAAGCTAATACACCCATCGTTAATTTAGCAGAGGTGATCCAACGAAAACGATCGGTTGTGCAATCTGCGCGGGAAATGAATTTGCACAATCTAGAAACGGCTTTGGATAAAAACTTGATCATTGGCGAAGCAAGGTTTGTTGCTCCCAAAACGATCGCAGTAACGACGACTGAGGGGAACAATCGCTTACTTACCGCCGAACGGTTATTTATTAATACAGGCACACGACCGTTAATTCCATCTGTACCCGGACTCACTGAAGTTGAGTTTTTAACGAGTGAGTCGATTATGGAGTTAGAATACCTGCCTGAACACCTGATCGTTCTCGGTAGTGGCTATATTGGTTTAGAGTTTGCCCAGATGTTTCGACGCTTTGGCTCTGGCGTTACTGTCATTGGGCAAAGTGAGCAAATCCTGTCACAGCAAGATCCAGATATAGCGATCGCAGTTCAAACACTGCTAGAACAAGATGGTATTGAATTCTTGCTGAAAGCGAAGGTATTGAGGGTCGATCGCACTGATAATGAAACCATCCTGCAAATCCAAGTTGGCGATCGCTCCGTCAGCCTCCAGGGGTCGCATTTGCTCGTCGCCGTTGGTCGTGCGCCCAATACCGAGAGCTTAAATTTAGCTGCTGCTGGTGTGGCAACCGATACACGTGGATTTATTCAAGTTAGCGATCGCTTGGAGACAAATGTACCCGGAATTTGGGCGTTAGGCGACATCAACGGCGGGCCGCAATACACCCATATATCGCTCGACGATTATCGCATTATCAAAGCTAATTTAATTGATCGGGGCAACCGCAGTACACGGGATCGCTTAGTGCCATCCTGTTTGTTCATCAATCCAGAACTGGCGCAGGTGGGTTTGACTGAAACTGAAGCACAGCAACAAGGATATGCCATCCGCGTGGCGAAGGTCGATGCATCAGCCGTTCCTAGAGCGAAAACACTTGGTCAAACCGATGGACTGCTAAAGGCGATCGTGGATACCGAGACAAATCGGATTTTAGGATGTTCCCTGTTGTGCCATGAAGCGGGGGAAGTGATTTCGACGGTGCAGATGGTGATGCAAGCTCAGATGCCTTACACCGTTCTGCGCGATGGCGTTCTGACTCATCCCACGATGACCGAAGGATTAAATATATTGTTTTCCAAGTTGTAA
- a CDS encoding GMC family oxidoreductase, with product MTQYDYIVIGAGSAGCVVANRLTEDSETTVLLLEAGNPDTKPEIQIPAECLSLLGSEVDWAYFSEPEPYLNDRQIFCPRGKVLGGSSSINFMIYLRGNHHDYDHWESLGNPGWSYQDVLPYFKKSEHQQRGASEYHGVNGELSVTDLIAPAVVSQRFVDAAVAMGYPHNPDANGIQQSGAGLYQLTIKDGKRHSTAAAFLLPILQRPNLTVITKALVSRLLFEDTCTVGVEYLHEGTLHQVRVNQEVILSAGAFDSPKLLMLSGIGNAEHLQALGIPVVVELPGVGQNLQDHPVVPVVYEATKDLHTASSSSIAEASLFLHTQGNVDAAPDLQFLFGPIVFAPPGYAHSGLGFTSLVCLTHPQNIGSVSLRSSDPQDAPMIRLNFLQSEADVQKLVAGIKLMRDLFHASAFDEFRGEEVAPGKDKQSDEALVAYVREVCNTVYHPVGTCKMGTDPMAVVDPELRVHGVEGLRVVDASIMPTITTGNTNAPTIMIGEKAADLIKAAGGISQPTSLAIARSAAPKAIAS from the coding sequence ATGACTCAATATGACTACATTGTAATTGGTGCAGGTTCGGCAGGTTGTGTAGTCGCCAACCGTCTCACAGAAGACAGTGAAACAACCGTGTTATTACTCGAAGCTGGCAACCCAGATACTAAACCGGAAATTCAAATCCCGGCAGAATGCCTCAGCTTACTCGGCTCCGAAGTAGACTGGGCATACTTCTCTGAGCCAGAACCATACCTCAACGATCGCCAAATCTTTTGTCCTCGTGGCAAAGTCTTGGGTGGCAGCAGTTCGATTAATTTCATGATTTATCTGCGGGGCAATCATCACGATTATGACCACTGGGAGTCATTGGGAAATCCCGGCTGGAGTTACCAGGATGTACTGCCTTATTTCAAGAAATCCGAGCATCAGCAACGCGGCGCGTCCGAATACCACGGGGTTAACGGGGAATTGAGCGTGACCGATCTCATTGCCCCTGCTGTGGTATCCCAACGTTTTGTCGATGCAGCAGTGGCAATGGGATATCCCCATAATCCTGATGCCAATGGGATACAGCAGTCAGGTGCAGGACTCTATCAGTTGACAATCAAGGATGGTAAGCGTCACAGCACCGCAGCCGCTTTCCTCTTACCCATTCTTCAGCGTCCTAATTTGACTGTAATCACAAAAGCTTTGGTGAGTCGATTGTTGTTTGAGGACACCTGCACCGTTGGCGTGGAATACCTGCACGAGGGAACACTGCATCAAGTCAGGGTTAACCAGGAAGTAATTTTAAGCGCTGGCGCGTTCGATTCGCCCAAGCTGCTGATGCTTTCTGGCATTGGGAATGCAGAACACCTGCAAGCATTAGGAATTCCGGTAGTAGTTGAGTTGCCGGGTGTCGGTCAAAATCTTCAGGATCACCCTGTTGTACCTGTGGTATACGAAGCAACCAAGGATTTACACACAGCCAGCAGCAGTAGTATTGCGGAAGCTAGTTTGTTTTTGCATACCCAGGGTAATGTGGATGCTGCACCAGATTTACAGTTTCTCTTCGGCCCAATTGTGTTTGCACCCCCTGGGTATGCTCACTCTGGTTTAGGATTCACAAGTCTAGTCTGTTTGACCCATCCCCAAAATATTGGGAGTGTCAGTTTGCGTTCATCCGACCCCCAAGACGCACCGATGATTCGGCTAAACTTTCTGCAAAGTGAAGCCGATGTGCAGAAGCTCGTTGCTGGGATTAAATTAATGCGTGATTTGTTCCATGCAAGTGCCTTTGATGAATTTCGCGGTGAGGAAGTCGCTCCTGGTAAAGATAAGCAGAGCGATGAAGCACTCGTTGCTTATGTTCGAGAAGTTTGCAATACGGTGTATCATCCAGTCGGCACCTGCAAAATGGGTACTGATCCAATGGCAGTTGTAGACCCAGAACTGCGGGTACATGGGGTTGAGGGGTTACGTGTCGTGGATGCATCCATCATGCCAACAATCACTACCGGAAATACGAATGCACCCACTATTATGATCGGCGAAAAAGCTGCCGATTTAATTAAAGCCGCAGGTGGTATTTCACAGCCAACATCTTTAGCGATCGCCCGGAGCGCAGCGCCAAAGGCGATCGCAAGCTAA
- a CDS encoding cysteine hydrolase — MNINRNDTAIVVIDPQNDVLSEKGVSWDLVGESVKDNKTVENIERIFKAAKQNEFEVFISPHYYYPTDHNWKFAGNLEQMMLEVKEFDRRGALSLDGFLGSGADWLDRYKPFIEDGKTIVASPHKVYGPQTNDLVLQLRKRNISKVILLGMLANLCVEAHLRELLEQGFEVLVVKDATAAPRHPQLGDGYKAALINFGYIANAVLSTDEVVAAMH, encoded by the coding sequence ATGAACATCAACAGGAATGACACCGCAATAGTCGTCATCGATCCGCAAAACGATGTCTTGAGTGAAAAAGGGGTTTCCTGGGATTTGGTGGGTGAGAGTGTTAAAGATAACAAGACCGTCGAGAACATCGAGCGAATCTTCAAAGCCGCAAAGCAGAATGAATTCGAGGTTTTTATCTCCCCTCATTATTACTACCCCACCGACCATAATTGGAAATTTGCCGGAAACCTAGAGCAAATGATGCTTGAGGTTAAGGAGTTCGATCGCCGTGGCGCGTTGAGCCTCGATGGATTCCTGGGATCGGGTGCTGACTGGCTCGATCGTTATAAGCCCTTCATTGAGGATGGCAAGACGATTGTGGCCAGCCCTCACAAAGTCTATGGGCCGCAAACCAACGATCTCGTTTTGCAACTGCGTAAACGCAACATCAGCAAAGTTATTCTACTCGGAATGTTGGCAAATCTTTGTGTTGAAGCTCACCTACGCGAATTGCTCGAACAGGGATTTGAGGTTCTTGTTGTCAAGGATGCAACAGCAGCCCCTCGGCATCCGCAACTGGGTGACGGCTATAAGGCAGCACTGATCAACTTTGGGTATATCGCCAATGCAGTCCTTTCTACAGACGAAGTTGTAGCAGCAATGCACTAA